In the genome of Dioscorea cayenensis subsp. rotundata cultivar TDr96_F1 chromosome 1, TDr96_F1_v2_PseudoChromosome.rev07_lg8_w22 25.fasta, whole genome shotgun sequence, one region contains:
- the LOC120259575 gene encoding uncharacterized protein LOC120259575, with protein sequence MGFFNPFSLSSIESQIGVFGSWSGKFSKDTMIGNRPLLTYKRRRFSSSLQLAHDIRSSDSCLKSPTKISSSQSSPKSEPSSKNKKLNGDCVHCFKCGTFDVNENLLDCCSCSATYHLRCIDPSLKFIPQDKWVCSACLEKGDFEEPMQLTTQDNMRKGKKLKESGSGHLKLHSDMVLPSTEVAEKSSSSGVPSCIEPSANNIAQSLQMNNPCMNSSSECGITCNGEPSWFHSTNVDIVRELLGHSKSSAKRSTSECPNGSVLESKNSGNRVQESAECAKENCRAPAPLLTFYRTRKKKKQVEGNIVAESNSKVAALRDGSKYQSSSQNCVFSSQSTTSAVVIELNPLHMIQRDEATNLEKGSGPSSLSGAVFSGPKITNDLGEKLDIWCPKGSNSSDHSHLPSQPIEHILEDQLNKLKAATTSGITGNPSLLDVNNQPTSTNSNASFREELGNKLLVAICNSEKSGIHCDVLAESENLGLSAAPPISTCLNNVVPSRPSCAPHKDILESQSSSTPNCSAMLLDEGSHRKGKGLEWLESIDKAFHNSKKDMMGSSDQVLEEERGGNRNLIVGLGGNIGRQASNWVDYPLTPVSLLTEGPHNKGSSQEFASQPAASGLRFSLAKSDEHSSWKQHQEEAPKSFVCADFLDLSLPLNSKVSLSYIKDPQIGPSSSTCSIRHNAHMHNKMAQCLAIDENSSLSRQKQIVESVITGTQILQERQDYLLEKFRRYSIDWSEEELDFLWIGVRRHGLDNWNALLRDPRLCFLESRTAMDLAERWEFEQRKLFNCSFSQPLNLPRPGISHIPLSKDALLTKPAAGKQYSSWSYGSSDFQRPTTETKLSLGDVYLQKESMPKRNLYSGMDLTGALTNGAPCTGSSLIGGFSKSSLYSWAGNINQRPVRPQNTRYAWEQTLNSQHNMGEESGNEQQLAGLPANSGSLPHWLKEILDMPPRLSETTLPPGVSSNAASGSFLNGEPQNNAPFPSMNDLSFSSKDLRERGILKIRSMTSNSNSGNLRMSDILKSSVSEPQMGAKFNLPTLGQTSIPPPTDNAALDQPKIFDLNKKTPPPIAPGELVIIESDASSEETISDNQNSRL encoded by the exons ATGGGTTTCTTCAATCCCTTCTCCCTCTCTTCAATCGAATCCCAAATCGGTGTTTTTGGCTCTTG GTCGGGGAAATTTTCCAAGGACACAATGATTGGCAACAGACCGCTGCTGACTTACAAGCGCAGACGTTTTTCCTCATCATTGCAACTTGCTCATGATATTAGATCATCTGATTCATGTCTGAAGTCTCCAACCAAAATATCTTCCAGCCAATCTAGTCCAAAATCTGAACCTTCTAGCAAGAACAAGAAGCTAAATGGAGATTGTGTG CATTGCTTTAAATGTGGTACGTTTGATGTCAATGAGAATCTGCTGGACTGTTGTAGCTGCTCTGCAACCTATCATCTTCGATGCATTGACCCTTCTTTGAAG TTTATTCCCCAGGATAAGTGGGTCTGCTCAGCATGTTTGGAAAAAGGTGATTTTGAGGAGCCTATGCAGCTGACTACTCAAGATAACATGAGAAAAGGGAAGAAATTAAAGGAGTCTGGTTCTGGCCATTTGAAACTTCATTCAGATATGGTTTTGCCAAGTACGGAAGTTGCTGAAAAAAGTTCTAGTAGTGGAGTCCCTTCCTGCATTGAACCATCTGCTAACAACATTGCACAGTCCCTTCAGATGAATAATCCATGCATGAATTCTAGTTCTGAATGCGGGATCACATGTAATGGTGAGCCATCATGGTTTCACTCAACGAATGTAGACATTGTAAGGGAGTTACTTGGACACTCAAAATCATCTGCGAAAAGATCAACTTCTGAATGTCCAAATGGCTCTGTTTTGGAGTCAAAAAATTCAGGCAATCGTGTTCAGGAAAGTGCCGAATGTGCCAAAGAGAATTGCAGGGCTCCCGCTCCCTTGCTTACCTTCTACAGAactagaaagaagaagaaacaagttGAAGGCAACATAGTTGCTGAGAGTAATTCAAAGGTTGCTGCATTACGTGATGGTAGTAAATATCAAAGTTCATCTCAAAATTGTGTCTTTTCTTCTCAATCAACTACTTCAGCTGTAGTAATCGAGCTTAACCCATTGCACATGATTCAACGAGATGAG GCTACAAACCTGGAAAAGGGCTCTGGACCCAGTTCCTTATCTGGAGCAGTATTTTCTGGACCTAAGAT CACAAACGATTTGGGTGAAAAATTGGATATTTGGTGTCCAAAGGGATCAAATTCAAGCGATCATTCTCATTTGCCATCCCAACCTATTGAACATATTCTTGAAGACCAATTGAACAAATTGAAAGCAGCTACCACTTCTGGTATAACCGGAAATCCCAGTCTATTAGATGTGAACAATCAGCCAACCTCAACCAACTCTAATGCTTCTTTTAGAGAAGAACTGGGAAATAAGTTGCTTGTTGCTATTTGCAACTCTGAGAAGTCGGGCATCCATTGCGATGTTTTAGCTGAGAGTGAGAATCTTGGTCTATCTGCTGCACCACCGATATCTACTTGCCTAAATAATGTGGTACCAAGCAGACCATCATGTGCTCCTCATAAAGATATTCTTGAATCTCAAAGTTCATCAACTCCAAATTGTTCTGCAATGTTGTTGGATGAGGGAAGTCACAGAAAAGGTAAAGGTTTGGAATGGCTGGAGTCCATTGATAAAGCTTTCCATAATTCAAAGAAAGACATGATGGGATCTTCAGATCAAGTATTGGAGGAAGAGAGAGGTGGTAACAGGAATTTAATTGTGGGGTTAGGTGGCAACATTGGACGTCAGGCATCTAATTGGGTAGATTATCCATTAACTCCAGTAAGCTTACTTACAGAGGGCCCTCATAACAAG gGTTCCTCTCAGGAGTTTGCCAGTCAACCTGCTGCATCAGGGCTAAGGTTTTCCTTGGCAAAATCAGATGAACATAGCAGCTGGAAGCAACATCAGGAAGAGGCACCAAAAAGTTTTGTTTGTGCTGATTTTCTTGACCTATCCTTGCCGCTTAATTCTAAAGTCTCCCTAAGCTATATTAAAGATCCCCAAATTGGGCCGTCATCATCAACCTGTAGTATTAGACATAATGCTCACATGCACAACAAAATGGCCCAATGCCTCGCCATTGATGAAAATTCATCTTTATCAAGACAAAAGCAGATAGTTGAGAGTGTTATTACTGGAACACAGATATTACAAGAACGGCAAGACTATTTGTTAGAAAAGTTCAGGAGATATTCCATTGACTGGTCTGAAGAAGAATTGGATTTTCTTTGGATTGGTGTGAGAAGACATGGCTTAGATAATTGGAATGCCTTGCTAAGGGATCCTAGATTATGTTTCTTGGAATCAAGGACTGCCATGGACCTGGCTGAGAGATGGGAGTTTGAACAAAGAAAGCTTTTCAATTGCAGTTTTTCTCAGCCTTTAAATTTACCTAGGCCTGGTATTAGTCACATTCCTTTATCGAAAGATGCCTTATTAACAAAACCAGCAGCTGGAAAACAATATAGTTCCTGGTCTTATGGGTCTTCAGATTTTCAGAGGCCAACTACTGAGACAAAACTCTCTTTGGGAGATGTATACCTTCAAAAAGAGAGCATGCCTAAGAGAAACCTATACTCAGGCATGGACTTAACTGGTGCTTTGACCAATGGAGCCCCATGTACTGGTTCTTCTCTCATTGGTGGCTTTTCTAAATCTTCCTTGTATTCTTGGGCTGGAAACATCAATCAAAGGCCAGTTAGACCCCAAAACACAAGGTATGCTTGGGAACAAACATTGAATTCACAGCACAATATGGGTGAAGAATCGGGTAATGAGCAACAATTAGCTGGGCTACCAGCAAACAGTGGCAGTCTACCCCATTGGCTGAAAGAGATCTTAGACATGCCCCCAAGGCTGTCTGAGACAACATTGCCTCCTGGTGTTTCCTCCAATGCGGCTTCAGGAAGCTTCTTGAATGGTGAACCGCAAAACAATGCTCCTTTTCCAAGTAtgaatgatctctccttctcATCGAAAGATCTTCGAGAACGAGGAATACTGAAAATAAGGAGCATGACTTCCAACAGCAACTCTGGCAATTTGCGCATGTCTGATATCTTGAAATCATCTGTGAGTGAGCCGCAGATGGGAGCGAAATTCAATCTTCCAACTTTAGGTCAGACATCAATACCACCACCGACAGATAATGCAGCTTTAGATCAGCCCAAGATCTTTGATCTGAATAAGAAAACTCCTCCCCCCATAGCTCCAGGTGAATTGGTTATCATAGAGAGTGATGCATCTTCTGAGGAAACAATATCAGATAATCAAAACAGTAGGCTGTAG
- the LOC120258523 gene encoding uncharacterized protein LOC120258523, producing the protein MRCILTVNQARILMPDLAIMDWGEEKRAAGFMVDGVSPSSPDLDSTSELLGNLDLIGRIVSDSLDMPDMDGMDVDLVLEVPDTPESVVRNRGSRFSAFNEDVPGLNSLSSDRRAGRARKTYGHQSSESSSCDLVGTDNSQDETELLFRQARLARLLSEDRDGKASHPTFERNVVSNGNGRSSNHQSDSHSPGHRDSRRRIEKELHPGHEGSGNFHLKHTDKGKGIVLRSDSKDKIKQTLLGGSPIDAHRNTGRRRLVVIHNGCTSPFGTAKSGISPVHDGQNNAESAHVQISSSTSGISSRNVKKQVDVDSDSKLKTGQLNSKHSEMDSFPCRNGQRRLVRNGCIAPCNIKRDNSHAGIKGDDFGCNTHNEGSLVKEVHVISPDSSDRCADKGKGKAITDDNVGASFQTSGLTSQSTRFCPFPIKEVISGGNPGCRSLKSSEDKLRRPAHNSQASVALSEYTTDFHKIENVNSKSHGTTRNRDCVDVVDGNPEIIAPCSEYNSNTARELSDLVSDDRSLGRHTLVRGKRKSSSIRTNGGECSSSTADEAEVMFVRSSAQPTNQRSSRTQNTQLHGCSLLKPILEGDELDPANFRSGADPDEQCYGACEDSSAKARQVESDEILARQLQEQLFNESPVFEEMDATIALSLQQEENLQRAASFLRQGQPHPRNNSTAPVYAPPTRASGRSASARPTARSRIPASSRMAYLRSLNRPARDLETRLNFLEALEAEFDNRNRLNNVLQLQREFNENDYEMLLALDDNNEQAGASQRQINNLPQSVVQNENFEEACAVCLETPSIGDTIRHLPCLHKFHKDCIDSWLKRKTLCPICKCGIT; encoded by the exons ATGCGATGCATCCTCACCGTCAATCAGGCACGAATCTTGATGCCAGATCTAGCTATCATGGATTGGGGGGAAGAGAAGAGAGCGGCTGGTTTCATGGTGGACGGAGTCTCTCCCTCCTCGCCGGACCTCGATTCCACGTCGGAGCTCCTCGGAAACCTCGATCTCATCGGGAGGATCGTCAGTGATAGT ttGGACATGCCAGACATGGATGGCATGGATGTTGATCTGGTGTTGGAAGTTCCAGACACTCCCGAAAGTGTGGTAAGGAATCGGGGATCTAGGTTTTCCGCTTTCAATGAAGATGTTCCAGGATTGAATTCCTTGTCATCTGACCGAAGAGCAGGCCGTGCAAGAAAAACATATGGTCACCAGTCTAGTGAGTCTAGCTCTTGTGATTTGGTAGGCACTGATAACTCACAAGATGAGACTGAACTCCTGTTCAGGCAAGCAAGGTTGGCACGCTTGCTATCTGAGGACCGAGATGGCAAAGCTTCCCACCCAACCTTTGAGCGCAATGTAGTTTCTAATGGGAATGGAAGGAGCTCAAATCATCAATCTGATTCCCATTCACCCGGACATAGAGACTCACGGAGGAGGATTGAGAAGGAACTGCACCCCGGGCATGAGGGCAGTGGTAATTTTCATTTGAAGCATACAGATAAAGGAAAGGGCATTGTTTTGAGGTCTGattcaaaagataaaattaagcAAACACTACTAGGAGGATCGCCAATTGATGCTCATAGAAACACAGGGCGGAGGAGGCTGGTGGTCATACATAATGGCTGCACATCTCCATTTGGTACTGCAAAGAGTGGCATCTCACCTGTACATGATGGCCAAAATAATGCTGAATCTGCTCATGTGCAAATATCATCTTCAACTTCTGGAATCAGCAGTAGAAATGTTAAAAAACAAGTAGATGTTGATAGTGATTCAAAGTTGAAAACTGGACAATTAAATAGTAAACATTCAGAAATGGACAGCTTTCCATGCCGAAATGGGCAGAGAAGGTTGGTACGTAATGGTTGCATTGCTCCATGTAACATCAAAAGAGATAATAGCCATGCAGGTATCAAAGGGGATGACTTTGGTTGTAATACACACAATGAGGGTTCATTGGTGAAAGAAGTTCATGTCATCAGTCCTGATTCCAGCGACAGATGTGCTGATAAGGGAAAGGGAAAAGCCATAACGGATGATAATGTGGGAGCTAGTTTTCAAACCTCTGGACTTACTTCCCAATCAACCAG GTTCTGTCCATTTCCCATTAAAGAGGTGATTTCTGGTGGAAATCCTGGATGTCGTTCTCTTAAATCCTCTGAAGACAAACTCAGGAGACCGGCACATAATTCTCAAGCATCTGTAGCCTTATCTGAGTATACTACTGATTTTCACAAGATTGAAAATGTCAATAGCAAAAGCCATGGGACAACGAGAAACAGAGATTGTGTGGATGTTGTTGATGGCAATCCTGAAATAATTGCCCCCTGTAGTGAATACAATTCAAACACGGCCAGGGAACTTTCTGATTTAGTATCAGATGATAGGAGTCTTGGACGCCATACTCTTGTTAGAGGCAAGAGGAAAAGTAGCTCTATTCGCACCAACGGTGGTGAATGCTCCAGCTCAACTGCTGATGAGGCAGAAGTTATGTTTGTCAGATCGTCTGCACAACCGACAAATCAGAGATCATCTCGAACTCAAAATACTCAGTTGCATGGTTGCTCTTTACTCAAACCAATATTAGAAGGTGATGAACTGGATCCAGCCAACTTTAGGTCTGGTGCCGACCCAGATGAACAGTGTTATGGAGCTTGTGAGGATTCTAGTGCAAAGGCTAGGCAGGTTGAATCAGATGAGATATTAGCTCGTCAACTCCAAGAACAGCTTTTTAATGAATCACCAGTCTTTGAAGAG ATGGATGCAACCATTGCATTGTCGTTACAACAGGAAGAGAATTTGCAGCGTGCTGCTTCTTTTCTAAGGCAGGGTCAGCCTCATCCT AGAAATAACTCAACGGCTCCCGTATATGCTCCTCCCACAAGAGCAAGTGGTAGGAGTGCTTCAGCTCGACCAACAGCTCGTAGTCGAATTCCAGCATCAAGTAGAATGGCCTACTTGAGAAGTTTAAACAGGCCTGCAAGAGACCTAGAAACG AGGCTTAACTTCTTGGAAGCATTGGAAGCAGAATTTGACAACAGAAATAGATTGAACAATGTTTTACAACTGCAACGGGAATTTAATGA GAATGACTATGAAATGCTTCTGGCTCTTGATGATAACAATGAACAAGCTGGTGCTTCTCAGAGGCAGATCAATAACTTGCCACAATCAGTGGTTCAG AATGAGAATTTTGAAGAAGCCTGTGCTGTGTGCCTGGAGACCCCCTCCATTGGAGATACCATTCGCCATCTACCATGCCTTCACAAGTTTCACAAGGAT TGTATCGATTCATGGCTCAAGAGGAAGACATTATGTCCTATATGCAAGTGTGGTATCACTTAA
- the LOC120262818 gene encoding carbamoyl-phosphate synthase small chain, chloroplastic isoform X1, whose amino-acid sequence MATFLRFPSPTTIPRDGSFLSSSLVPLQNPSSHSFLPSFSSIPAPDAHRLCLKAQAASGAVHGHSDRNVSDLVERPWKTNDARLVLEDGSIWRAKSFGASGTQVGEVVFNTSLTGYQEILTDPSYAGQFVLMTNPHIGNTGVNPDDEESRQCFLAGLVIRSLSICTSNWRCRESLGEYLAKRNIMGIYDVDTRAITRRLRQDGSLIGVLSTEESLTDEHLLDLARKWKIVGVDLITGVSCDAPYEWIEKTNTEWEFNKECSHSENFHVVAYDFGIKHNILRRLAAYGCRITVVPSTWPASETLNLKPDGVLFSNGPGDPAAVPYAVQTVKEIIGKVPVFGICMGHQLIGQALGGRTFKMKFGHHGGNHPVGNHVNGRVEISAQNHNYAVDPASLPAGVEVTHRNLNDNSCAGLACRELNLISLQYHPESSPGPHDSDPAFKEFIQLMKANKA is encoded by the exons ATGGCGACCTTCTTGCGATTCCCTTCACCGACTACGATCCCTAGAGATGGatcctttctctcttcttctctagtgcctctccaaaaccctagctctcATTCCTTTTTGCCGAGTTTTTCATCCATTCCAGCGCCAGATGCCCACCGACTCTGTCTCAAAGCGCAG GCAGCGAGTGGCGCAGTCCATGGCCACTCTGATAGAAATG TTTCAGATTTAGTGGAAAGGCCATGGAAAACCAATGATGCTAGGCTTGTGCTTGAAGATGGTTCCATTTGGAGGGCCAAGTCATTTGGTGCTTCAGGCACCCAAGTTGGGGAAGTGGTGTTTAATACATCTCTGACCGG ATATCAGGAAATATTAACAGATCCTAGCTATGCTGGCCAGTTTGTGCTGATGACAAATCCTCATATTGGAAACACTGGTGTCAATCCTG ATGATGAGGAATCAAGGCAGTGCTTTCTTGCTGGCTTAGTTATCAGAAGCCTGAGTATCTG TACTTCAAACTGGCGATGCAGAGAATCACTTGGTGAGTACTTGGCAAAAAGAAACATCATGGGCATAT ATGACGTGGACACACGTGCGATAACCCGTAGATTAAGGCAAGATGGAAGCCTCATTGGTGTCCTAAGTACTGAAGAATCCCTCACTGATGAGCACCTATTAGATTTGGCCCGTAAATGGAAAATTGTCG GTGTTGATCTGATTACTGGTGTCTCATGTGATGCTCCGTATGAATGGATAGAGAAAACCAATACAGAATGGGAATTCAataaagaatgtagccactctGAAAATTTCCAT GTTGTTGCATATGATTTTGGAATCAAGCATAATATTTTGAGGCGCTTGGCAGCATATGGATGCAGAATTACAGTTGTTCCTTCGACTTGGCCTGCTTCGGAGACTCTGAATCTGAAGCCTGATGGTGTTCTTTTCAGTAATGGTCCTGGTGATCCAGCTGCCGTTCCTTATGCCGTTCAAACAGTTAAGGAAATAATTGGGAAGGTTCCAGTCTTTGGAATTTGTATGGGCCACCAGTTGATTGGCCAGGCATTGGGCGGTAGGACTTTTAAGATGAAGTTTGGTCATCATGGTGGAAATCATCCTGTTGGTAACCATGTGAATGGACGTGTTGAGATTAGTGCCCAG AATCACAATTATGCAGTGGACCCTGCATCACTTCCTGCTGGTGTTGAAGTAACACATAGAAATCTGAATGACAACAGCTGTGCTGGTCTTGCCTGTCGTGAGCTTAACCTCATTTCTCTTCAATACCATCCAGAGTCATCTCCAGGGCCACATGATTCTGATCCTG CTTTCAAGGAATTTATTCAGCTAATGAAGGCAAACAAAGCATGA
- the LOC120262818 gene encoding carbamoyl-phosphate synthase small chain, chloroplastic isoform X2, translating to MATFLRFPSPTTIPRDGSFLSSSLVPLQNPSSHSFLPSFSSIPAPDAHRLCLKAQAASGAVHGHSDRNDLVERPWKTNDARLVLEDGSIWRAKSFGASGTQVGEVVFNTSLTGYQEILTDPSYAGQFVLMTNPHIGNTGVNPDDEESRQCFLAGLVIRSLSICTSNWRCRESLGEYLAKRNIMGIYDVDTRAITRRLRQDGSLIGVLSTEESLTDEHLLDLARKWKIVGVDLITGVSCDAPYEWIEKTNTEWEFNKECSHSENFHVVAYDFGIKHNILRRLAAYGCRITVVPSTWPASETLNLKPDGVLFSNGPGDPAAVPYAVQTVKEIIGKVPVFGICMGHQLIGQALGGRTFKMKFGHHGGNHPVGNHVNGRVEISAQNHNYAVDPASLPAGVEVTHRNLNDNSCAGLACRELNLISLQYHPESSPGPHDSDPAFKEFIQLMKANKA from the exons ATGGCGACCTTCTTGCGATTCCCTTCACCGACTACGATCCCTAGAGATGGatcctttctctcttcttctctagtgcctctccaaaaccctagctctcATTCCTTTTTGCCGAGTTTTTCATCCATTCCAGCGCCAGATGCCCACCGACTCTGTCTCAAAGCGCAG GCAGCGAGTGGCGCAGTCCATGGCCACTCTGATAGAAATG ATTTAGTGGAAAGGCCATGGAAAACCAATGATGCTAGGCTTGTGCTTGAAGATGGTTCCATTTGGAGGGCCAAGTCATTTGGTGCTTCAGGCACCCAAGTTGGGGAAGTGGTGTTTAATACATCTCTGACCGG ATATCAGGAAATATTAACAGATCCTAGCTATGCTGGCCAGTTTGTGCTGATGACAAATCCTCATATTGGAAACACTGGTGTCAATCCTG ATGATGAGGAATCAAGGCAGTGCTTTCTTGCTGGCTTAGTTATCAGAAGCCTGAGTATCTG TACTTCAAACTGGCGATGCAGAGAATCACTTGGTGAGTACTTGGCAAAAAGAAACATCATGGGCATAT ATGACGTGGACACACGTGCGATAACCCGTAGATTAAGGCAAGATGGAAGCCTCATTGGTGTCCTAAGTACTGAAGAATCCCTCACTGATGAGCACCTATTAGATTTGGCCCGTAAATGGAAAATTGTCG GTGTTGATCTGATTACTGGTGTCTCATGTGATGCTCCGTATGAATGGATAGAGAAAACCAATACAGAATGGGAATTCAataaagaatgtagccactctGAAAATTTCCAT GTTGTTGCATATGATTTTGGAATCAAGCATAATATTTTGAGGCGCTTGGCAGCATATGGATGCAGAATTACAGTTGTTCCTTCGACTTGGCCTGCTTCGGAGACTCTGAATCTGAAGCCTGATGGTGTTCTTTTCAGTAATGGTCCTGGTGATCCAGCTGCCGTTCCTTATGCCGTTCAAACAGTTAAGGAAATAATTGGGAAGGTTCCAGTCTTTGGAATTTGTATGGGCCACCAGTTGATTGGCCAGGCATTGGGCGGTAGGACTTTTAAGATGAAGTTTGGTCATCATGGTGGAAATCATCCTGTTGGTAACCATGTGAATGGACGTGTTGAGATTAGTGCCCAG AATCACAATTATGCAGTGGACCCTGCATCACTTCCTGCTGGTGTTGAAGTAACACATAGAAATCTGAATGACAACAGCTGTGCTGGTCTTGCCTGTCGTGAGCTTAACCTCATTTCTCTTCAATACCATCCAGAGTCATCTCCAGGGCCACATGATTCTGATCCTG CTTTCAAGGAATTTATTCAGCTAATGAAGGCAAACAAAGCATGA